Proteins from a single region of Palaemon carinicauda isolate YSFRI2023 chromosome 1, ASM3689809v2, whole genome shotgun sequence:
- the LOC137646155 gene encoding dnaJ homolog subfamily C member 3-like, with amino-acid sequence MKKEEIQNREEVSELKKEIDEFKREKEKLESECVGKDIQLTEHGHLLEILRKENTEMKKEEIQNREQVNELKNKVGKLKREKEKLESECVGKDIQMKELENLCEILKKENEKGKKNQIEKTVNLNKLKNEVGKLKAEKTKLESECVQNEIQKKRLENLLEKLRKENQSGNEWKQEFEELKEEKEKLQGKLVQEYEKLEFVCKIKDLEIMEQKMIAEKFERENEKMKKAQSENTEQLNKLKSELCELKAERKLKAEEEEERKTENKEEHKRKSLLMAGLSAQMNNRPKEAVDIFTQALAVETDNDEGMALLHVLRAEANAATEKPPNMDIVLDCSMAIEKGCEGWKAYMLRGRYLVKLGIFDAALKDFETVKVKKNEKFSKIVEDTKALQKEWEDKGHYAILGLEKTAAKAEVIKSFRDLSMAFHPDRHRDKPEFLQEAFEEKYKKVVNAKLILVDERNRRDYDEELRHQEEYEHWETGGGQWNRQEPGQWNHGRQYHQGRSRWEEHRQYNQGPRKEQHRQGNKHRYYY; translated from the coding sequence atgaagaaggaagaaattcaaaacagagaagaggtcagcgaattgaaaaaggagatagacGAATTCAAGAGGgaaaaagaaaagctggaaagtgagtgtgtcggaaaagacatccagttgacagagcatggacatttgctggaaattctcaggaaggagaatacagaaatgaagaaggaagaaattcaaaacagagaacaagtcaacgaattgaaaaataagGTAGgtaaattaaagagagaaaaagaaaaactggaaagtgagtgcgtcggaaaagacatccagatgaaAGAGCTTGAAAATTTGTGTGAAATTCTCAAAAAAGAGaatgagaaagggaagaaaaatcaaattgagaaaacagtaaacctgaataaattgaaaaatgaagtgggcaaattaaaggcagaaaagacgaaattggaatctgaatgtgtccaaAACGAGATTCAGAAGAAGAGactggaaaatttgctggaaaaACTTAGAAAGGAAAATCAAAGTGGAAATGAATGGAAACAGGAATTTGAAGAActgaaagaagaaaaggagaaacttCAAGGAAAATTGGTGCAAGAATATGAAAAACTAGAATTTGTCTGCAAAATAAAAGACCTCGAAATAATGGAACAAAAGATGATTGCTGAAAAGtttgaaagagaaaatgaaaaaatgaaaaaggcgCAAAGTGAGAACACGGAACAACTGAATAAATTGAAAAGTGAACTTTGTGAACTTAAGGCAGAAAGGAAGCTAAaagctgaggaggaggaagagcgtaAAACCGAGAATAAAGAGGAACATAAGAGGAAAAGCTTATTAATGGCTGGATTAAGTGCGCAGATGAATAATAGGCCCAAAGAGGCTGTAGATATCTTCACCCAAGCCTTGGCTGTGGAGACTGACAACGACGAAGGAATGGCTCTTCTGCATGTCCTTcgagctgaagcgaacgcagccaCTGAGAAGCCTCCTAATATGGATATTGTATTAGACTGCTCCATGGCCATCGAGAAAGGATGTGAAGGATGGAAAGCGTACATGTTACGAGGGCGGTACCTCGTCAAACTCGGCATTTTCGACGCGGCCCTGAAGGACTTCGAAACGGTGAAGGTgaagaaaaatgagaaattttCAAAAATCGTTGAAGATACTAAGGCACTGCAGAAGGAATGGGAAGACAAAGGACACTATGCGATCCTGGGTTTAGAAAAGACAGCCGCGAAGGCAGAGGTTATAAAATCCTTCAGGGACCTGTCTATGGCGTTCCACCCAGACAGACATCGGGACAAACCCGAATTcctacaggaggcattcgaggagaagtacaAAAAGGTGGTCAACGCGAAACTGATTCTGGTGGACGAAAGGAACCGAAGAGATTATGACGAAGAGCTACGCCATCAGGAGGAATATGAACACTGGGAGACAGGTGGCGGCCAGTGGAATCGTCAGGAGCCAGGGCAGTGGAACCACGGGCGGCAGTACCACCAAGGACGCTCCAGATGGGAAGAGCATAGGCAGTACAATCAAGGACCAAGAAAGGAGCAACATCGTCAAGGGAACAAACACcgatattattattaa
- the LOC137646171 gene encoding interaptin-like: MAGLPEDREFLDGLRSFSKQKREEAFPSQQFLGDFRRRFVSLKKELENLVEENSALQRQFSAMQVQKSCQQFPMKQSPQPTEFRQLLNQHVGENVKLHEKVITLLADNDVLKKEIQDLKNQLEKHEGMASLCGGIGSVNMRNDHLSKKMEDKELCLDELLRKLEEKERLEIAVLNHKVNVLNVQLEEIQRTNVQIMQAAELQALVKDVQTEIGKLREELRILKSIGERKVEERDRHQTQKLDDYEKQIEELKIELKERSLQRAALIDQEKVLKEKVQRIKETNEELTIQIGELQAQLLAKEREVYELIKKENRIRNANEKILEEKDGLNEKLNEYKKQIAELKIKLEEKSAERAAMLGQMNTLNEKLQLMKKTNDECGIQIGILQTHIMDKEREVYELREENNRVESNAEKEIKNLKDHAQELKKKNERLRHQYERGCGRAMDHLIDQIIELKLDNKVINNMKIDKLKENEKLQGIIAEKNKEISRQKQEIDDLRAEIRDLKNDILKRTTKEVEPQGDGLHDHIVTPQLDRNLQDEVITKKPKQQEENPLESEAEEETKSSEDLQDSGKPRRKWRNKIVESLGKGLK; the protein is encoded by the coding sequence ATGGCGGGATTACCGGAAGATCGAGAATTCCTGGATGGTCTTCGGAGCTTTTCGAAGCAAAAGAGGGAGGAGGCATTTCCTTCCCAGCAGTTCCTGGGAGACTTCAGGCGAAGATttgtttccttgaagaaggaattGGAAAATCTGGTAGAAGAAAATTCTGCTTTGCAAAGGCAGTTTTCGGCAATGCAGGTGCAAAAATCGTGCCAGCAGTTCCCGATGAAGCAGAGTCCACAGCCTACTGAATTCAGACAACTGCTCAACCAACATGTAGGTGAAAACGTCAAACTTCATGAGAAGGTTATAACTTTGCTTGCGGACAATGATGTCCTCAAGAAGGAGATTCAAGATTTGAAGAATCAACTGGAGAAACATGAAGGAATGGCCAGCCTTTGCGGAGGGATTGGGAGTGTCAATATGCGTAATGATCACCTGAGCAAGAAAATGGAAGACAAGGAGCTCTGTCTGGATGAGTTATTGAGGAAACTGGAAGAAAAGGAGAGGCTGGAAATAGCGGTCTTGAATCATAAAGTGAATGTATTGAACGTACAGTTAGAAGAGATCCAGAGGACTAATGTCCAAATAATGCAAGCAGCAGAGCTTCAAGCACTGGTAAAAGATGTTCAAACAGAAATTGGGAAGCTAAGAGAAGAACTCCGCATTCTGAAGAGCATTGGTGAAAGAAAAGTTGAAGAACGAGATCGTCATCAGACGCAGAAGTTAGATGATTACGAGAAACAGATTGAGGAGCTGAAAATTGAACTGAAGGAACGCAGTCTACAGAGAGCAGCCCTGATTGATCAAGAAAAAGTCTTGAAGGAAAAAGTGCAACGGATTAAAGAGACTAACGAAGAACTAACCATCCAGATTGGTGAACTGCAAGCACAGCTGTTAGCTAAGGAACGAGAGGTTTATGAactgataaaaaaggaaaacagaataagGAATGCTAATGAAAAAATACTTGAGGAAAAAGATGGCCTCAACGAAAAGTTGAATGAGTACAAGAAGCAGATTGCAGAGTTGAAGATAAAACTGGAGGAGAAGAGTGCAGAGAGAGCAGCCATGCTTGGTCAGATGAATACCTTGAACGAGAAACTACAACTGATGAAGAAGACTAACGACGAATGTGGAATCCAAATTGGAATTCTGCAAACACATATTATGGATAAAGAAAGGGAAGTTTATGAATTGAGGGAAGAAAACAACCGTGTGGAGAGCAATGCAGAAAAGGAAATCAAGAATCTGAAAGACCACGCGCAGGAactaaagaagaagaatgaaagacTGAGGCACCAGTACGAACGTGGCTGCGGTAGAGCTATGGATCATCTGATAGACCAAATCATCGAGCTTAAATTGGATAATAAGGTGATTAATAACATGAAGATTGACAAATTAAAGGAAAACGAGAAGCTTCAAGGAATAATagcagagaagaataaggagataaGCCGTCAAAAACAGGAGATTGATGATCTTAGAGCAGAAATAAGAGATCTCAAGAATGATATCCTCAAAAGGACAACCAAGGAAGTGGAACCACAGGGTGATGGGCTGCATGACCATATAGTAACCCCTCAATTGGACAGAAATCTTCAGGACGAAGTAATCACGAAGAAGCCCAAACAACAAGAGGAAAATCCATTGGAAAGTGAAGCTGAAGAAGAAACAAAATCGAGTGAAGATTTGCAAGACTCTGGGAAACCTCGCAGAAAGTGGAGGAATAAAATAGTCGAAAGTCTGGGGAAGGGTTTGAAATAG